The sequence GTCAGAGGAGGTGAAGCTGAAAGCAAGGGACGGTACATTCGAAGTTCTAATGAGGATTTTACTAGCAAAAAAgtcctgctgctgagcagcagtcACTTGACAGAATATACTAAAATACTAGAATTTTAGTTTTCACCCGTGGGCTTCAAATGAAGCATGGGAGCTTGCCACCGGGCTTCTAAGCCAGACATCTCTAAGTTCTAATAATTTTTTGCAGACCAAATCTACAAACAGTGAGAGCTGAGCATGTGATTTCAGAGAAAGACAGCATACAAACCTGTCCGCTTGATTTTTACCCCTCTTTAGCAGAAGGAAACCTCAGCCCTGGTGACAGCCATGAATCAGCTGCTaagaacaaaacttttttcccctctccatggGAGAGGCAAGAACAACATacagctttaaacaaaaaaaacatgactTCCGTCCACCTTTTAAATTTCACTGGAGAGAAACGAAAAGGTTAGGGTTAGGTGGAGCAACCTCTGCTTACTGCAAGTTAATTTGTCACCGGGAAAATATACAGTTGGAAGTCAGTTTTGCAACCGTAACACAACTTTTCTCCCCTTTGGAAGGAAATACTTCACACATAACAGACGCTTCCTCTTGGTGTATCTACAGTGCACTACGTGTTGATGCCAGAATAGACTGCAATACACACAGAAAGGTGTCCTGGAACAAAAAATGTgacagggaggagaaaaaaaggatgaggaaaaatgtaaaacgacagagaaataaaaaacgACTTACTAAGTGGACAGCTTCATTGTACATATTAACTTTCAGACATTCTTTAAGCTGACGAATCATGGCTTCTACAAATTCTCCACCAAAGTTGTAGTTTCTGGCATTCAGCAACCCAACTAGTGTTGTGTAAACAGTAAGCTTTTCTGGTAACAGACGTGCActgacacagaaaaagaaacacagtgtTAGAAGTTTATTCATCATGTGCCAAGTGGCAACTGCACAGCAGCTCAGAATTTGCTTACAGTAAGTTAAACTCGTTTCAGgtagaaataagaaaaagtgCCAGCAGAATCTTTAGTTCTGTCCTGTGGTTAATACTTTCCAGGCAACCTCTTTTTCAGAATTACAGTCATTTAGAAAGGCAGACATCACTTTCGACAACGTTTAAGACATTCATTTCTAATTGCTAAGCATTCTGCAGAGTTTGCCAAATAATGTGATAGAACTTACGCAAAGACGTACGATATTGTTTTAAGTTCATAATTTAGGGTAAACAGCAAGACTGCGTAAGAGATGTACACATTTTACACTCTTAACTTTGACCCTGAGTTCCTCTTGTCAAAGTGGTTGACTTAGGGACAGCAtagggaagaaacagagaagtcctgctataaagaaataatttccctCAACCAGAATTTGAATATCTGTAGGTTAAACCTTTATTTCAAAAGGTGTGTTGTACTGCTatagggaaaaaacaacagacatTCCTACAAAATAGATTTAAAGCACCTGCAAAACTATAGCATAAGCCACTGCTGGAACATTCTCCTTCCTCACCAAGCTCTTCCTTCGTACTGCTCTCATACACTACGGTAGGCCATGTGGGAcccctccctcagccccatCTCCAGTGACCTGACACAGGCCAGCGTTGCTTCTGCTCCgtgctgggagagagaggagtgctGTCAGCCAGGGAGAGCCTGCTGGCAGCTCTTCCACGTTCCCAGCTCCCCGCCTCCAGAGAATGGGCTTAAGAAGACAGGAGCATCGCGTTGCCAGAGGAGAGGAACCAGCAGCAAGAAGAGAGCACAGACAGTGAGACGAAATAAGTATTAGCAGCCAACAGCTTTGGCGCTTTTAAGTGTTTCATTGGGAAACAGGTTATCCCCCGGCGTTGCCCTATTTTTGTTGCTACCGAAGAGCTGCTCTGAGGTTCTTTCATCTGCTTTAAGCCCTGCGTATGTTTCAAGGAAAAACACTGTAAAGAGGTATCTTTCTTGAATTATACCGTGTACTTAACAAGTTTATCCCTTCATGTAGGGAAACAAATTCTGTTATAACTGTTCGAGAACCGATAGCTACTGTTGGCACTCAAACCACCTTAAACAAGAACTTCTGCCTTtagcacagagaaaaacagcatcTCCCCGACCCCCGGGCCCTCTGCACACGTACACAGTACACAGAATCCTCAGTATCTTGCTTTTGTAATTTGGCAGATCAGCTTCCAAAACGCCTGCTAGACCCTCCAAGTTGCTCTCCAATGACGAATTGCtctgagaaaggaggaaaaaaaacaaacaaaaaaacaccacacaacaGTTCCATCATCATCAGGCAACGCGAGCCAGCCCCCGGCCCTCACGCGGAGGGCGAGGGAGCGGGACGGAAGCGCCCCTGACCCCAGCCCACAGCGGCGGCGTGCGGGGCCCGGCCACCCGCCTAATTAGGCTAATCACTTCGTTAACGCCTCCCGCAGCGCTGCCGCAGCGCCCCTCCGAGCCCCGTCCCCTCACCACGGGCACCGCGTCCGCCTTTACCTTCTCCCCCACCCTGCAGATGAGCGACTCCAGCCTCTCCTCGATCTCGGACGGCTCCGACGTCCTCCGCCGCTTGTGGGGCTGCCCTGCTCCGACATACCGGGGCGTTACCGGTTAGAAACCGTTACAAAAATACCGTTAAAGCCGCTAGAACGGTTAAACGGCTACCGGGACGGTAAAGGGAGatgagggggaggaagggggggggggtgagggagggcgCCGGCCGCTCACCATCGCTGTCGTCGCTGTCGTCGCTGTGCCGCCGTCGCGACATGTCGTGAGGGGCCGAGGGGAGGGCTCCGGGCCGCTCCGCGCCGCGCGGGACCGATGCGAGCGCGCGGCCTTGCACCGCCCGCTTCCGCCCTGCCCGCGCCTCCGCTTCCGGGGCGGGCGGTGCCGCGGGAGGGCTTccggcggcccggggggggggggaggaggcggcggcggcggcggcaagATGGCGCCGGGCGAGGCGCCgccggcggggcccggggcggggggcggcggtgcGAGGAAGCAGCGGGCGTCGGCGCTCAGGGCGGCCTTCTCCGCCTTCGTCAAGGCGAGGGAGGTGCCGGCGGGCGCCGCGGGCGCCGTGTGGTGGCGGTGCTGCCGGCAGACGTTCCGCGAGCGCGGCGGCATCCACAGGCATGTGGGCACCCAGCACGGCGCCGAGctgcgcccgccgccccgcggaCACGGACACGGACACGGACACGGACACGGACACGGACACGGACACGGGCAGGGGCAGGCCGAGGCGCAccgaggggcggcggggcgcgaGCGCGGCGCGGAGGTGTGCGACGAGCTGCCCGACACCCGGCACCTCGGCCCCGGCGAGCTGGAGAGGTAAGGAGCggccgcggggcggccccggccccgccgccggctgcgGGGGGGGTTCTCACACACACCCCCCCGGTCCCCAAACACCACCTGCACATCCCTCTGCAAGCCGGCCGCTGCCTGTGCGTCCCCCCTGCTGCCGGCACTTGTCTCGCTTCAgctccctcccagttcccctcGCGCCCCTGCAGAGTGCAGGCACACCGCGGTGTTTGTTGTGGGAGCAAGCTGTCAGAGCTGTGCCTTTGCACCTCGTTCAAGCGAGCCCGTGCGTGTGTTGTTGGAGAGCTCAGGCCTGTCAGCAAGGAAGGACGACAGTAAGAAGGAGCGGAACAGCAGGAGACGCTCCGCACAGGTCCTTTCTCACCAGTCATCCAGGAAAACCAAGGGATCCTCACTTACAAGTAACTAGGTTCACACTTTTTCACTGGTAGAGAATCCAACCCTTGCTGCGCAGAACGCAGCTACCTACAATCtcactgaaaattttattttttttctttaaatagcttgaatATTTGGTGTGCAAGCTTGCAAGATTAAGCACTTAGTGAGACAGTTGTATgccaataagaaaaaaaaaaaagaaaggagttcTTGTAGCCTGTCTGTTGAGGGAAACTTGAGCAGGCCACTGGCAGAGATGTCTTGTGCTGTACAGGTAAGTTCACTTCGTGACTAGTCCCGAGGAATGTAGGAGCTTCCCTTGGTCCATATTCTTTCTCTTGGTAAGAATCAAACCCTGCAGTGCTAACCCctcaaagttttgttttctccccaccACATCCACCAGAAGAAAATTTCCCACTTTCTGAAAAGTTAGCactaaataatgtatttttgagCTTTCGACTCTAACATCCCTTTCCTGTTTGTTCGTCTTTGCCATGCTATGGGCAGCAAGGCGGGAGAAGTACTTCTGTATTACTGCTACTGCGAGGTGAGGGATCCAGAGAAACTCTGTGCTTGGCAAAAGGCGCTGTGCGAGCATCTGCATCTCACTGGCAAGGTAAGGTTTTAAGCAACGGTTGTATTCCGTACGTTGCCTTTGTTTAGTGCAGGATGATGTGGCATGTGCATCCTCGACTGTTTTGTCTGTTACAATTCCATTAAGAAAAGCACTCAGACTCTGTAAAGTATCATTCAGAAAGCTGCTTATTAGGGCTAaagctacagagaaaaagaaagtacagGTAATCTTACATCCCTTCTGATGCTGAGAAGCATGAGTTGTGCACCCCCGGCCCGTGGAAGGGTTAACCCACTCTGCTCATTCAAACTGCTACAGAgttttttaacaggaaaagaagtCCAGCCATCATTACTGCTGTCAAACAAAAAGGATGCTCACGTGGGAACTTCTGGATGGGCTTTCACACGGAGCCGAGGACACATAGACGCCACAATTACTGCTGTGGGACTGTGGGAGGGAGCTGCCTGTGGGCTCCTGGGTTGTCAGGCGGAGCTCagcctgtgcagcacatcccgAAGGCCAAGCTGCTCGTGCAGCGCAGCGCAGCCCGGCTGCGTGGTGTGTTGCTGCCTCCTTGAGGTACAGCGTGCTGACAGGCAGGGTCACTGCACCCAGCCGTAACCCACGCTGTCAGGAGTGAGAAGGGAGCAACTGGCAGCTTAGGTAACGCCACAGGGTATCAGTGCTGGTTCCTGCGCAGCGTCTTtgtgcttttcatttcctggaGGATAGAGTAAAGAGTCCGGGTGGCTTCTGGAGGCTGTGGGTGGGGGCGTTTCAGGTTCACAAAGCTGATGTCCCTAGGCTGTCTGTGGGGAGGAAGATTTTCCAAGAGGACAGCTCCGAGCAGGGCACTACTTTTACCTGTGACTTGTCTTTCTGAGTAGCCTTTCTTTCTATGCCAGTGGTAGGAGACCAGCCTCAGCACTCGGTGATTAACTGTGTGGGTGCACTGGAGCCACCTCTCTGCACTCCTGATACTGGCAGATGTCTTCCCTTTCTTGGTCTGAATCTCTGCAGAGAATATCTGCCCCATTTCCTCCTATTTGGATTTTCtgcttccaattttttttttctttctaacacctactgtgttttttgtttcttactttCTTGTTAGTCCTTTGTTTCCtgtactgacttttttttaaattctgaacatGCATGTCAGCTCCTCCTGGCCTAGCTTCTTAGAAATTATTGTATGGACAATGTCTGAATGCTCTGGTGAAGGATCATAActatttaggttggaaaagacctctaagatcataAAGTCCAACCACCGACCTAGCACTGCCTCGTCCTCtactaagccatgtccctaagcaccacatctacacgtcttttgaatgcctccagggatggtgcctgaaccacttccctgggcagcctgctccaagGCCTCACAGCCCTTTCACTGAAGACagttttcctgatatccaacataaacctcccctggcacaacttggggTCATCTCatacacagaaatacagaagactCGACCAGGATGGACTGTACCATCAAAgcacaattgttttttttttttgtttccttcccaaAGTTTTTATTACTCCCTTTGCTTCGTTTTCTTGTTCTTAATTTTCTGCATCTCAGGAGTGGGAACAGAAATTTCTCACGGCACTCTAACTCAGCTAACAGACTTGCGTCTTGTCTCTGACAGTtttcccagagctgctgctgtttaaaGCAGAACAGATTGTACAGACCTGCATTGTACAAACCCAGCCTTCCTTGCTCAGAAGGAATGAAAGGAACACACCGTCCCTATTCTACATCTGCACAGTCTGGGGCTGAAATATTCTGATGcgttagcttttttttttgatcaggTATCTTGTCTGGTGGTTgggtttgtgtttcttttttttcttgtttttttccatttttttttcttttccaaatcagGTTCAGCATTTGCCTTttcaagcactttttttttccgctTTTGtattcagtctttttttcacCGCCTCagagtttttcttcatttacgTCAGTGCTGTAGGTAAAATGACTCACAGTGACATTTAATATTGCACGCCATATTATGCATATCCACATCTTCCGTTTATCACTGAGCACCATCCCACTGTTCCTGAAGCAGACTTCAGTGGGGATTTTAATTCTGACTGCAGGATTTGTTTGTTAACCACTAACCATTTTATTGCTCGAGCTTACCTGACTCTCTTGATGTCAGTCTTCTGAAATGGCTTAAAAGCAATTACtagatatttatttcagtttttgttttactatGTTCTTTCTGCTCAGCTTCACTATaactcttttccttccttccttcctcagtAGTCTCTTTTCTGAATCTACTTCTGTGTCTGCCTTTTGTCACCCAGTCTGTCACCACGATCTGTTTCTGCTGTTACTAAACCTTAGCCCCAGCTTCTCCTCTTGCCTTCTAGGTACGAGTTGCTTCAGAAGGAATCAATGGAACAGTTGGCGGAAGCAAAGCAGCTACCAGTCTCTACATTGAAGTCATGCTTTCCCAGCCTCTGTTCAAAGACATTTTGTGTCAAGATGATTTCAAGGTATGTAAAAGTAATTTCTACACAGACATTGTTAATGCAGGACGTTTAATGACTGAGAAATGAGCACACTGCTTTTTGTTAGTACGCTTTTGCTCTAGCAgttctgctctgcctgcactgGTAAATTCCTAAACTAACTTTGTTTAGGTATCTGCTGGTGCGAGCAGTTGCAGCAGGTGTTGTGAGCAGTGGTGGCAGCAGATGCAAAGTCATGCAGGCTGCACACAGTGAGGGAGGGAACACACTTCTCCACTATTCTTCAACAAGCATTTTCTCTGACTTGAGTGCCAAAACCTAGGCATCACAGCTTGCATTAATCCATGCAAAATATTCTCCCGCTCTCTTCTTCACGCTGACTTGAGATCCTCACCTAGAAGCCTGCTGGTTTAGGTTTCTTGCAGGCTTTGTTGTCCTGTTGGTGTCCACTGTCAATTCCATGAATTGgatttgctttagaaaaaaaatacatgggcAGAGTCAAGGGGTTCTTCCCTACTCCAGTCAGTGCCTGACCAGAGGGAGGGTGGGGTGCTGACTTCTGCCTGAGCCTGAACACATTTGTTGATTGTGCTGGTGGTGACAGCTATAGCTGGCACCACGTGGCATGCTGATGGGCTTTTGCTGCCCCATCACTGTACGTACTTTCTCTGTGAGGaaggaaagctgctgctttgattaccattttcttttctgcacagTTTTATTTGCAGGGAGTACCACTTTGTTCTCAGCACGTAACTAAATCCAAAAGAGTTAGTGAAGCTCGTGACACTCAAATCTCGTACAGAACTGCAGTGCCGATTCAGTCTTAGCTCTTCAATTGAGTGTTGTCTTTGGATGAATTTCAAGGATAAGTCTGACCTTTTAGTTACAGTGATGTGCAGATGCAAAAACAAAGTGGGGATGGAATTTTACTTTGGCAAAATCTCCAGCCTTGCATTACGTGTCTGAGCACCACCACTCTTGTGTTagcttttgttgttattttctgtcTCATGGTTCCTCTGCATGCCGTATAGCCAAGTAAGTGAGTGTTTCAGGTTCCTGTGccaggaagagagaggaatagAGGAATGAAAATTGGGACTGGGGCTGTGAAAATATCCAATGGCCACTATAGTTGCTGTGAACTGATTTCCTTGAGAGCTGGGATCGTGCTGCACTGTGCTTGCAGTGGGGGGTCATAGGAGCTGAGGAGAAGTGCAGGGACCAGATGCATCACCATGATctaccactgaaaagaggttatTTGTGTAACATGTCAGCACGCTCAGTAGCGGCACTGACTTTCTCGTGATAGATGCTAGCAACGTTGTTTCTGACTAAGaacagctttctcagccttACGACTCCGTGGTGATTCTGCTTCTCATGCCAAATGGTGCCCGTCTCACCTGCTGGGTAGGCACTGGGACTAGGACATCTTTCTGTTGGGTTGCAGGAGGGGACCACTCCCTAACCCTCTGGATGCAGAATGTGGATCTTTGCAGGATCTTTCCCTCAGCCACCAAGACATATTCATATTCCAGTGGAatgtagaaattaaaatgagtGTATGTTTTTGATCTTGATACCTGGCAATTGCGTTGgattatttctgtgtttaatttcCTAGAGAAGTGCAGGAGGAGCTCACTGTTTCCCAGACCTTCGAGTTGgagtatttaaagaaattgtACCTATGGGCATTGATCCAAAAAAAGTCTCTTATAAAGAAACTGGTAAGTTGATTTCGTGAAAAACAAAGCCTCTCACCTTACTGAGAGGTAAGTGAAGAATAAAGTATCTTCACCAAGAAACACTTCCTTCTGTGCAGTGGCCAGGACACAGTGGATACAGAAGGCATCTAAAGTAGATGAATTGATCCCTTACTGGTAGTCAGAAGTTAATGGTGTAAGGAATTTGCTGGcccaggttttgttttgctaagtGTTTAGCTGCTTCAAAAAGCTGAGAGTTAACTGTCCTTTTTGTAGCAAATTGTAATAGTTCAAATGACTTTTGGAGTAAGCAAATACTTTTATCTTCAATCGGGGAATGTCTTTGGACACCTGCTAAAGGCAGATGTAAGGTGAGATTACGTATGATGATTGGGAAAGACACTTCAAAGCATGAGATTATTTGGTATAAATATTTTGTCGGTGCTTGAGACTGCTTGCTCATAAACGGTAAGTACAAAGAGCTCCAGTGCTCTATCAGCCTGGTGTAAGAACCAAGTTGTGTAGGAAGAGTTTTCCGTAGAGTCTTGTGGATCCAGTGGATTCTCATGCTGTGGATGCAGAAAGCtgtgtttaactttttttataAGGTGTTAGAATCCCGCTGAAGCTTACACTTGGGTATTTGTATGCATTTTCCTATGGGAACTGCTGGGACTGCTGACCTGACTTTCCTCGTGTTGAAGTTAAAACAGCCGTGCACCTATCACAGTAAAGCAGAACCAGGTTTTGTATCAGGATCACGCCAGCCGCCGGCACAAGTGGCATTTGTTTTCTGCCACCTATAGCTGCTTAGTATGGATTAAGCCCAGTAAGAAGTACATAGCTATGCACCTGCTATGAGGACACTTACGTAGATGGTAATGTGTTAGTAGACTTACTCATATTAAAGATTTGAGAGGTCTGGCAGTGAAGTTTATCCCAAATAAAAGAACATTCCTTTCAAGCAAAAGCTAACAGTCTGTGATTGTTTCAACTCCCCACTTCTGAGCTAAGATTATACTGGATGTAAAACTCCTGTGGGCTATGCCACAAGCCATCTCTCCGTACCATTTTATTCACGTTATTCATGCCTGATTCCTTCGTACCATCATGGCAGTTAACAAGCTACTTAACTGTAACAAGGAGCCCATCCCTCCCAGGAATGGATAACTGCTCTTGTAAACATTTAAATGATTGTTTAGAGTCCATCCCTCCCAGCTGGGGATACCTGGTTTTGTTAGCATTGGAGTGATCGTTTTTCATcacccctttctctttttctaaaacAGTGTATATGTTGGGTCTCTTCAGTCCCTTGGCTGAGAAcgggagcagagggagagctGCTGTCCAGATGTTCTCTTGCTGTGATCATAGTTCATAAAACTTCTGTGAGCTGTCCTAAATTGTACTTGTATTCCTATACACTTGGACAGTAAGCAGTAGCTCTACAAATAACAATTAGCAGAGCAGTTCtggacattttttatttctgtcaagAGGTTTTGTTGCTGGCAGATTTCTATAAGTAGGGGATTTTGGTGGGGGAGACTTTGTTTTCCAGTGAGCTGGGAGTCCTGAGCAACCTTAAAGTTGAGAAACTTTAAGTAAATTCAGGTCGCATTGCAAGTAGTACATGCTCACggaaattttccattttgttcaaAAGGgattaatttcagtgaaaaagttGTGTCTCTGTAGGGTTCTGCCCATCCAAATATAATGAAAGATGAGCCAAGTGGAAGGAAACATATTACACTGTTTTTCACAGTTGTAAGAGTTGCCAGGGGAACAAAACAAAGGTCATACGGACAGGCAactgtctgctgctgcttctgtcatGTGGAACAGCGTTGTGTTTTCGTTCATTCACCAATAGAAGCTGAACACAGATAAACTTAGGTGGTTGAGTTGGGATGCAAACTCTGAATAGtcgcagaaaaaaaaatgtcttttaggttggaaatttGAGGAGAATCTGAGTCAGTGAGAGATCATATATAACATGTTGTAGTTCTGATTCTCACAACTTCtttatctctatttttttttttatctaaagGAATCCATTTATCCCCTCAGGAATTTCATAGAGAAGTAGAACAGTATCTGTCTCAGGCCAGTCAAGGACAAAGCGATACCATCTTGCTGGATTGCAGGAACTTTTACGAAAGTAAAATAGTAAGTGTTGTTGGCTTGCTTCTTGCAGTGTTACAGGTGCTGCGGGGAAGCACTTGACATTGTCGGGGTGTACCTTTACTCTGGAGGAGAGATCACATTGACTGAAATAAGTGCCATGTTCAGTTTAGCAGTGGTTGTTAGACACAAGCAGCGGAGGACCCTGCACGACCCTGTGGAGCAACCCAGTACGGGTCCTGCCTGGCAGGGTGCTTGTACAGCTTGGGGCAGGAAGAAGACAAAGCAGTCCATAGAAGAAGAGCAGTGAGAAGTTTACTGTTCGAAGTAAAAATAGTGTAATTTGTAAGGACACTTTCTAGCATTTTTGCACTGCCCCATATGCCAAGAAGAGTGGGGGCATCCTGTCCTTCCATTTCCCGTGTACCAGCTCTTCTGCACTGCTGTAGTTTATCCTCTCTGACAATCCTGTTCTACCTAGCTCCATGCTTGAATGAGAAGTGTGTCCAGAATTTCCTTGTAGATTTTAACAGCTATTTTGTTGCATAAATGCAGTTGAGGAGCAGCCTAAAgtatcacagaaccatagaatggtttgggttggaagggaccttgaagatcacccagttccaagccccctgccatgtTAGGGATGCCATCccccagaccaggttgctcagggccccatccagcccggccttgaacacctccaggggtgggaCATCCAcgacctctctgggcaacctgttccagtgcctcaccaccttctcagtgaagaacttcctcctaACATTCAATTAAAATCTCCCTTTTGgaagtttaaaaccattcccccttgtcctatcactatctgtccgagcaaaaagttgctctcccatcttttttataagccccctctaagtattgaaaagctgcagcgAGGTCTCCCaggggccttctcttcttcaggctgaacagccccagctttctcagcctttcttcctaGGAAAAAAGTATTGCATTGTTGGGTGTGTGCAGTGACCCAGTTGTCCTGGCCCCAAAATTTGTTACTTCCTGTAGCTTGAGGTGTAGACCTTGCCATGTAAGACAGCCTCTAACCACTCACGTGCCTGTCTGTTGTTATTGCAGGGACACTTCCAGGGCTGTCTGGCCCCAGACATCAGGAAGTTCAGCTATTTTCCCAGCTATGTCGATGAAAACCTggagctttttaaaaacaagcgTGTCCTGATGTACTGCACGGGAGGCATTCGCTGTGAAAGAGGCTCTGCTTACCTACGGAGCAAGGTGAAATGTCATTCTGAGGGCACAAGTGTCGGGAGTTGAGACTGTTGTGAGGGTGATTGTCTTCTCTTTTGTTGTGAAATTCTTACTGAGCATAAAGTGCTCAGTGTGGGGAGGAGAGTGTCTCACATTTGCTTTATGCTGCCTGTCAAGGACGCGGATTTGTTGCAGCTCAGCGTGATGTGCACGGACTGCAGTCACAGCAGTGATTGCTCTGTGAAAGAAGTGAACCATTCACTGAGAAGAGGTATTTATTTGTAAGTGCCTCGACCATTGTAATGGTGTTTAAGGAGGGTTTGAGAGCATTCTGCTGTGTTTCCACAAGCTCTATCTAAGTTACGCTCTGTGCTCATTACTGCACAGCTTGAGCATTTCAATGTGAGGAAAGTCATCAAGTCAGTGATTTCCCAGTATTGTGGAGTTAAATCCTTCACACATTTTATTGTTCTAATTGTGTCTTCCATCCCACCATTGTCCTGGGTCCCTACCTTAAGGAGAAAGGGGGCAGCACACATGCATGTTCTCCTGAGATGTAAACCTTGGTTCTTTCTCTGCCATACGAACATGAACCTTGAGAAATTCTGCAGCTGTTAACAgttcaacacacacacacacacacacacaaacaaacaacaaacaaacaaaaaccagaagcaGCAGTGGTTCACAGAGGTTCAAAAGTGTCTGATCTGTGGTGCAGCAAACCTCCGTCAGCCAAGGTGGTTACCAGCCTTTTTTTGACTGTACTGTCAACTGCTCCTTTAGGCTTATGTCAACAAGCCAGCATTATGAGAGCCACCCAGTAGCACTGACTAGATTTGTGGGCACACCCGCTGCCATCTGATGGTCACGGAGAAACTGCTTCCTCTCTGTGACCCGTGGTGTCATTTCCGAATTCGCTTTGGTAGCTCTGGCACAGTCCCACTGCTGCCGTCTccttcagcatttctgctgttgtGCTTGAAACAGGCAGTGTGCAAAGAGGTGTACCAGCTAAAAGGTGGAATTCACAAGTACCTGGAAGAGTTTCCGGATGGATTCTACAGGGGGAAGCTGTTTGTATTTGATGATCGTTTCTCCATTTGTTCCAATGAAGATGTCATCTCAGGTAAGACTAGGTAATGTGAGTGCAAAATGCTGGGAAACGACGGCAGAGTTTTCCACAGAGATGCGTAGAACAGGGGGGGACAGATTGGTCTGTGTATTTCATCCTCGTACTCACTTTGATCTGTTAGTACTGTCACTGTTCATGATGATAATCAACTCTAATCAAGGTTTTAAcacataaaacagaaacaagagcAAAAGGGGGCACTAAACAGAGTTCTCTAAAGCTGGGTGAGTAAAACGAAGCATCCCCTGCGGAACAGCTGCAGTTATGAGCCGTCAGCAGCTGCGGGGATGTCACACACTGCTGTTGTTACCCACTTGTTGCACACAGATGATCAGACTGTGGTTGGCCAAGTAACCACAGCGTTACAGAGTTCTGGTGTCAGCTGGTCTCTGCTCCAGAGGTCTGAGAACGTCGGCATGGACTGACAGGCACTGGGAATGTGGAGGCGCTACGCGCTGCAGCAGTTAGTTGTTCTTATGCTTTAATAGTTTCTGCGGCATGTAGAATTTCAGTGACCTCTAGTTGAAGTCGTTAAGAACATTGCCTGGTCTTCTGGCTGGGGTCACTCTTCAGCTATTCCAAATGAAATGCCTGTTGTCGTCTTCTCTGTTGCTAGGTACAAATAGAAGGAACTCGGCTCTAGCCTTTTTTGTATgcagtgctgttttttctcagcGTGGTTAACTTTCTCAGCGTAACCTCCCACTCCTCCTCT is a genomic window of Anser cygnoides isolate HZ-2024a breed goose chromosome Z, Taihu_goose_T2T_genome, whole genome shotgun sequence containing:
- the TSTD2 gene encoding thiosulfate sulfurtransferase/rhodanese-like domain-containing protein 2, whose protein sequence is MAPGEAPPAGPGAGGGGARKQRASALRAAFSAFVKAREVPAGAAGAVWWRCCRQTFRERGGIHRHVGTQHGAELRPPPRGHGHGHGHGHGHGHGHGQGQAEAHRGAAGRERGAEVCDELPDTRHLGPGELESKAGEVLLYYCYCEVRDPEKLCAWQKALCEHLHLTGKVRVASEGINGTVGGSKAATSLYIEVMLSQPLFKDILCQDDFKRSAGGAHCFPDLRVGVFKEIVPMGIDPKKVSYKETGIHLSPQEFHREVEQYLSQASQGQSDTILLDCRNFYESKIGHFQGCLAPDIRKFSYFPSYVDENLELFKNKRVLMYCTGGIRCERGSAYLRSKAVCKEVYQLKGGIHKYLEEFPDGFYRGKLFVFDDRFSICSNEDVISACRYCGTLWDQYKLCSSQHCRQLVLTCPSCRKKGLTACCPVCQEKELEATSGASGQTLKEECECTKRRPRVPVEHISRGTLDAGKVQTVSLVNLTLC